A genomic stretch from Thermithiobacillus tepidarius DSM 3134 includes:
- a CDS encoding class I SAM-dependent methyltransferase, protein MAERSANLEARLFPATVMPDRDWWQALWPNPAEVLQALGVGAGLSVVDLGCGDGHFTAALAQLAAPGRVTGLDLDPALLAQAQAVCPHCHWILGDAMALSRLLPEAVDYVLMANTFHGVPDKAALVREVAAVLKPGGRFAVVNWHPLPREQTPVLGQPRGPRTELRLAPAQVQAVAEPAGLRLASLVELPPYHYGILLQKH, encoded by the coding sequence GTGGCAGAGCGCAGCGCAAACCTGGAGGCCCGGCTGTTCCCGGCCACGGTCATGCCGGATCGGGACTGGTGGCAGGCCTTGTGGCCCAATCCCGCCGAGGTGCTGCAGGCGCTGGGCGTCGGCGCCGGGCTGAGCGTGGTGGATCTGGGCTGCGGCGATGGCCACTTCACCGCCGCCTTGGCGCAATTGGCGGCGCCTGGCCGGGTCACCGGCCTCGATCTCGATCCTGCCCTGCTGGCCCAGGCGCAGGCCGTCTGCCCGCACTGCCATTGGATCCTGGGCGACGCCATGGCACTTAGCCGCCTGCTGCCGGAGGCGGTGGACTACGTGCTGATGGCCAACACCTTTCACGGCGTGCCGGACAAGGCCGCCCTGGTGCGCGAGGTGGCCGCCGTCCTCAAGCCGGGCGGACGCTTCGCCGTCGTCAACTGGCACCCCCTGCCGCGCGAGCAGACGCCGGTGCTGGGCCAGCCGCGCGGCCCGCGCACCGAACTGCGCCTGGCCCCGGCCCAGGTGCAAGCCGTGGCGGAGCCGGCCGGGCTGCGGCTGGCGAGCCTGGTGGAGCTGCCGCCCTACCACTACGGCATCCTCTTGCAAAAGCACTGA
- a CDS encoding DUF5335 domain-containing protein, producing the protein MATHKLDHSQWQTYFDRVSRGLGGRQVSIEVTGLALGDQIEADALSLTGLSYDPKDNLIEIATEEVDHLVRQPREIYVEEDVEGLHNVEIVDPDGNHQIIRLQTPLALPAH; encoded by the coding sequence ATGGCCACGCACAAACTGGACCACAGCCAATGGCAGACTTACTTCGACCGGGTATCCCGCGGCCTCGGCGGCCGGCAGGTGAGCATCGAAGTCACCGGACTGGCACTGGGCGACCAGATCGAGGCCGATGCACTCTCGCTCACCGGTCTGTCCTACGATCCCAAGGACAATCTGATCGAGATCGCCACCGAGGAGGTTGATCACCTCGTCCGCCAGCCGCGCGAGATCTACGTGGAGGAGGACGTCGAGGGGCTGCACAACGTGGAGATCGTCGATCCGGACGGCAATCACCAGATCATCCGGCTGCAGACGCCGCTGGCGCTCCCGGCCCACTGA
- the msrA gene encoding peptide-methionine (S)-S-oxide reductase MsrA → MDKATFGAGCFWGVEAAFRQVPGVVDAAVGYMGGTLANPRYEDVCTDRTGHAEVVQVTYDPARVSYEELLRVFWQIHDPTTRNRQGPDVGSQYRSVIFHHDPAQEAAARAAKAALQQSGRYAREIVTEIVPAATFYRAEEYHQRYLEKRGLAHCHL, encoded by the coding sequence ATGGACAAGGCGACTTTCGGCGCGGGATGCTTCTGGGGCGTGGAGGCGGCTTTCCGGCAGGTGCCGGGGGTGGTGGACGCGGCGGTGGGCTACATGGGCGGTACCCTGGCGAATCCGCGCTATGAGGACGTGTGCACGGACCGCACTGGGCACGCGGAGGTGGTGCAGGTGACCTATGATCCGGCGCGGGTGAGCTACGAGGAGCTGCTGCGTGTGTTCTGGCAGATCCACGACCCGACCACCCGCAACCGGCAGGGGCCGGACGTCGGCAGCCAGTACCGCTCGGTCATCTTCCATCACGATCCGGCGCAGGAGGCGGCGGCGCGGGCCGCCAAGGCGGCCTTGCAGCAGTCCGGCCGCTACGCGCGCGAGATCGTCACCGAGATCGTGCCCGCCGCTACCTTCTACCGCGCCGAGGAGTACCACCAGCGCTATCTGGAAAAGCGCGGTCTGGCCCACTGCCATCTCTGA
- the recG gene encoding ATP-dependent DNA helicase RecG, with protein MSLDPQAPVTAFKGVGPGAAARLANLGIERVQDLLFHLPMRYQDRRRIWPIGGLRPEQEVAVRGRIELAEVAPGKRPTLIVRISDGTGFLSLRFFHFHPGMRAQLRRGLAIWCFGETRAGLIGLEMVHPEWQVAASEEALHTPDHLTPFYPATEGITQQSLRRWMAQALEALPQLPDLLPELGALGLPDLHSALRAVHQPVGEPPGPAHPAHRRLAFEELLAHRLALQLLRGRKRNEHAPTLQAEGRLWQQLLAQLPFEPTAAQRRVIAEIGADLARPTPMQRLLQGDVGAGKTLVAVAAALHAIEAGYQVALMAPTEILAEQHRDNMARWLDPLGVKSGWLAQKQGTAERRAVLDALARQELQLAVGTHALFQEGVQFARLGLVIIDEQHRFGVHQRLQLRAKGDDPHLLVMTATPIPRTLAMTVHADLDLSVLDELPPGRSPVDTVVISDQRREEVVERVRSAALGGRQVYWVCPLIEESEALQLQAAEQTYAELGEALPELRIGLVHGRMKGAEKSAVMSAFKAGEIQLLVATTVIEVGVDVPNASLMIIEHAERLGLAQLHQLRGRVGRGAAKSACVLMYHPPLSLKARERLQVMRESQDGFVIARKDLEIRGPGEFLGVRQTGLANLRIADLNRDEDLLERVAETSVRLRQTDPQRCQALVQRWLSGRLDYGEIA; from the coding sequence TTGAGCCTCGACCCCCAAGCACCCGTCACCGCGTTCAAGGGCGTCGGCCCCGGCGCCGCCGCGCGCCTGGCCAATCTCGGCATCGAGCGGGTGCAGGATCTCCTTTTTCACCTGCCCATGCGCTACCAGGACCGCCGCCGCATCTGGCCCATCGGCGGCCTGCGCCCGGAGCAGGAAGTGGCGGTGCGCGGCCGCATCGAGCTGGCCGAGGTGGCGCCGGGCAAGCGCCCGACCTTGATCGTGCGCATCAGCGACGGCACCGGTTTCCTGTCGCTGCGTTTCTTCCACTTCCACCCCGGCATGCGCGCCCAGCTGCGCCGGGGGCTGGCCATCTGGTGCTTCGGCGAAACCCGCGCCGGCCTCATCGGCCTGGAAATGGTTCACCCCGAGTGGCAGGTGGCGGCCAGCGAGGAGGCGCTGCACACGCCCGACCACCTCACGCCCTTCTACCCTGCCACCGAGGGCATCACCCAGCAGTCCCTGCGCCGCTGGATGGCGCAGGCGCTGGAGGCGCTGCCGCAACTCCCCGACCTCCTGCCGGAGCTCGGCGCCTTGGGCCTGCCGGATCTGCACAGCGCCCTGCGCGCCGTGCACCAACCCGTCGGCGAACCGCCCGGCCCCGCGCATCCGGCCCACCGCCGCCTGGCCTTCGAGGAGCTGCTGGCCCACCGGCTGGCGCTGCAACTGCTGCGCGGGCGCAAGCGCAACGAGCATGCGCCGACGCTGCAGGCGGAAGGCCGCCTGTGGCAGCAGCTGCTGGCGCAACTGCCCTTCGAGCCCACGGCCGCCCAGCGCCGGGTGATCGCCGAGATCGGCGCCGATCTGGCCCGCCCGACGCCCATGCAGCGCCTGTTGCAGGGCGACGTGGGCGCCGGCAAGACCCTGGTGGCGGTGGCCGCCGCCCTGCACGCCATCGAGGCGGGCTATCAGGTGGCGCTCATGGCGCCGACCGAGATTCTGGCCGAGCAGCACCGCGACAACATGGCGCGCTGGCTCGATCCACTGGGCGTCAAAAGCGGCTGGCTGGCGCAGAAGCAGGGTACTGCCGAGCGCCGCGCGGTGCTGGACGCTCTGGCCCGGCAGGAGCTGCAGCTGGCGGTCGGCACCCATGCCCTCTTCCAGGAGGGCGTGCAGTTCGCGCGCCTGGGCCTCGTCATCATCGACGAGCAGCACCGCTTCGGCGTGCATCAGCGCCTGCAGCTCAGGGCCAAGGGCGACGACCCGCACCTGCTGGTGATGACCGCCACCCCCATCCCGCGCACCCTAGCCATGACCGTGCACGCCGATCTGGATCTGTCGGTGCTGGACGAGCTGCCGCCCGGCCGCAGCCCGGTGGACACGGTGGTCATCAGCGACCAGCGCCGCGAGGAGGTGGTGGAGCGGGTGCGCAGTGCCGCCCTGGGCGGGCGGCAGGTGTACTGGGTCTGCCCGCTGATCGAAGAGTCCGAGGCCCTGCAGCTGCAGGCCGCCGAGCAGACCTACGCCGAGCTCGGTGAAGCCTTGCCGGAACTCAGGATCGGGCTGGTGCACGGGCGCATGAAGGGCGCGGAAAAGAGTGCGGTGATGAGTGCTTTCAAGGCCGGCGAGATCCAGCTCCTGGTGGCCACCACCGTCATCGAGGTGGGCGTGGACGTGCCCAACGCCAGCCTCATGATCATCGAGCACGCCGAGCGTCTGGGCCTGGCCCAGCTGCACCAGCTACGCGGGCGCGTCGGCCGCGGCGCGGCCAAGAGCGCCTGCGTGCTCATGTACCACCCGCCCCTGTCGCTCAAGGCGCGCGAGCGCCTGCAGGTGATGCGCGAGAGCCAGGACGGCTTCGTCATCGCCCGCAAGGACCTGGAAATCCGCGGCCCCGGCGAGTTTCTGGGGGTGCGGCAGACCGGGCTCGCCAACCTGCGCATCGCCGACCTGAACCGCGACGAGGACCTCCTGGAACGGGTGGCCGAGACTTCGGTGCGCCTGCGCCAGACGGACCCGCAGCGCTGCCAGGCGCTGGTGCAGCGCTGGCTCAGCGGGCGCCTGGACTACGGGGAGATCGCCTGA
- a CDS encoding DUF1858 domain-containing protein yields MVDNDEKQQLDISLRMMELINRYPALGEVLHRHGVFCDECIAANHDTLKEVAQMHGIDLAQLLAELQAAQSKQPRR; encoded by the coding sequence ATGGTCGACAACGACGAAAAGCAGCAACTGGACATCAGCCTGCGGATGATGGAACTCATCAACCGCTACCCGGCCTTGGGGGAGGTGCTGCACCGCCATGGCGTGTTCTGCGACGAGTGCATCGCCGCCAACCATGACACTCTGAAAGAAGTGGCGCAGATGCACGGCATCGATCTGGCGCAATTGCTGGCCGAGCTGCAGGCGGCCCAGTCCAAACAGCCGCGCCGTTGA
- a CDS encoding RidA family protein: MSKQIIQSEFAPAAIGTYSQAVSHNGLLWLSGQIPLDPRNGQLVEGDFAAQLKQVLDSLQAVCRAAGTDLSRAVKLNVYLTDLGHFATVNRIMSEYLQAPYPARAAVQVAALPRGAQVEIDGVVALGD; encoded by the coding sequence ATGTCCAAACAAATCATCCAAAGCGAATTTGCGCCCGCCGCCATCGGCACTTACAGCCAGGCGGTGAGCCACAATGGCCTGCTCTGGCTGTCCGGCCAGATCCCCCTGGATCCGCGCAACGGCCAGCTGGTGGAGGGCGATTTCGCCGCCCAGCTGAAGCAGGTGCTGGACAGCCTGCAGGCGGTCTGCCGGGCGGCCGGCACGGACCTGAGCCGGGCGGTCAAATTGAACGTCTACCTGACGGACTTAGGCCACTTCGCCACCGTCAACCGCATCATGAGCGAGTATCTGCAGGCCCCCTACCCCGCTCGCGCGGCCGTGCAGGTGGCCGCCCTGCCGCGCGGCGCGCAGGTGGAAATCGACGGCGTAGTCGCCCTGGGCGACTGA
- a CDS encoding mechanosensitive ion channel family protein, with translation MSPNLSAGPNLDRLLLVGVDEVLNYPLFHVGTSVIRPVGVLQFLLILALGWWLSKAVRHAVTRLSAGGVRFDPGAAYTLSRILHYAILGIAVVLALSSMGVNLSNLAFLGGAVGVGLGVGLGFGLRNIFSNFISGIILLFEKTLKVGDFIELPSGIRGMVKEINVRFTRITTNDDVDVLVPNSDFINGQVVNWSFDESIRRIHVPFGVAYGSDRELVRRAVIEAARGVPRTATGEGREPQVWLTGFGDSSLDFELVVWVDRKGLISPGATHAAYTWAIAEALDAHGIEIPFPQRDLHLRSGVLAVQRAPRTAENAEPAPRPARLAPSSN, from the coding sequence GTGAGTCCAAATCTATCCGCCGGTCCGAACCTGGACCGCCTCCTGCTCGTCGGTGTCGACGAGGTGCTGAACTACCCCCTCTTCCATGTCGGCACCAGCGTGATCCGCCCCGTGGGCGTCCTGCAGTTCCTGCTGATCCTCGCCCTTGGCTGGTGGTTGTCCAAGGCGGTGCGCCACGCCGTCACCCGCCTGTCCGCCGGCGGCGTGCGCTTCGATCCCGGCGCCGCCTACACCCTGTCGCGCATCCTGCATTACGCCATCCTCGGCATCGCCGTAGTGCTCGCCCTGTCCAGCATGGGCGTCAACCTGAGCAACCTGGCCTTCCTCGGCGGCGCGGTCGGCGTCGGCCTCGGCGTCGGCCTCGGCTTCGGTCTGCGCAACATCTTCAGCAACTTCATCTCCGGCATCATCCTGCTTTTCGAGAAGACGCTGAAGGTGGGCGACTTCATCGAGCTGCCGAGCGGCATCCGCGGCATGGTCAAGGAGATCAACGTGCGCTTCACCCGCATCACCACCAATGACGACGTGGATGTGCTGGTGCCCAATTCCGATTTCATCAACGGCCAGGTGGTCAACTGGAGCTTCGACGAGTCGATCCGCCGCATCCACGTGCCCTTCGGCGTCGCCTACGGCAGCGACCGGGAACTGGTGCGCCGGGCGGTGATCGAGGCCGCCCGCGGCGTGCCGCGCACCGCCACCGGCGAGGGCCGGGAGCCGCAGGTCTGGCTGACGGGCTTCGGCGACAGCAGCCTCGACTTCGAGCTGGTGGTGTGGGTGGACCGCAAAGGGCTGATCAGTCCCGGCGCCACCCACGCGGCTTACACCTGGGCCATCGCCGAGGCGCTGGACGCGCACGGCATCGAAATCCCGTTCCCGCAACGGGACCTGCACCTGCGCTCCGGCGTGCTCGCCGTCCAGCGCGCCCCGCGCACGGCGGAAAATGCGGAGCCCGCTCCCCGGCCGGCGCGCTTGGCGCCGTCATCCAACTGA